A single region of the Gracilibacillus caseinilyticus genome encodes:
- the lysA gene encoding diaminopimelate decarboxylase, translating to MMIQPFTAIHNNQLTIAGIDAVELTKKYGTPLFVYDVEKIRQNARAFVSTFKKHGINAQVAYASKAFSSVAMVQIAKQENLSLDVVSQGELYTAIQAEFPVEKIHMHGNNKSFDEISMAVEYNIGCVVVDNFHEIELLAHILEEQQREMDVLIRVTPGIEAHTHDYILTGNEDSKFGFDLTNGQAEEALQRLRQIDRIHVKGLHCHIGSQIFETDGFTMAIERLFHTLKVWKDRHHFESEVVNLGGGFGIRYTKEDDPLPHPAYVEALITKVKEEIDQYDMAFPEIWIEPGRSIVGDAGVTLYTIGSIKEIPNVRKYVSVDGGMTDNLRPALYQAKYEAVIANKVNGTDEEEVSIAGKCCESGDMLIWDITLPKVEPNDILAVFSTGAYGYSMSNHYNRFPKPAVVFVENGEDKLVVQRESYKDMTQNDLSYE from the coding sequence ATGATGATACAACCGTTTACAGCAATTCATAATAATCAATTAACCATCGCTGGTATTGATGCAGTGGAATTAACGAAGAAATATGGCACTCCATTATTTGTGTATGATGTGGAAAAAATCCGACAAAATGCTAGAGCATTTGTAAGTACATTTAAAAAACATGGGATTAACGCACAAGTTGCATATGCGAGTAAAGCCTTCTCTTCTGTTGCGATGGTGCAAATTGCTAAACAGGAGAATTTAAGTCTTGATGTTGTTTCACAAGGTGAATTGTATACGGCAATTCAGGCAGAATTTCCTGTAGAAAAAATACATATGCACGGAAATAATAAAAGTTTCGATGAGATATCGATGGCAGTTGAATACAATATTGGTTGTGTAGTAGTTGATAATTTTCATGAAATTGAATTATTGGCACATATTTTAGAAGAACAACAACGTGAAATGGACGTTCTCATTCGAGTTACACCAGGAATCGAAGCACATACACATGATTACATTCTGACCGGCAATGAAGATTCTAAGTTTGGTTTTGATTTGACGAATGGGCAGGCAGAAGAGGCGCTTCAACGGTTACGTCAGATTGACCGCATTCATGTTAAAGGATTACATTGTCATATCGGTTCACAAATATTTGAAACAGACGGTTTTACAATGGCTATTGAAAGGTTATTTCATACGCTAAAGGTTTGGAAAGATCGTCATCATTTTGAATCAGAGGTTGTCAATCTGGGTGGTGGTTTTGGCATTAGATATACAAAGGAAGATGATCCACTTCCGCACCCAGCATACGTAGAAGCCTTAATTACCAAAGTCAAAGAAGAAATAGACCAGTACGATATGGCTTTCCCGGAAATTTGGATTGAACCAGGCAGATCGATAGTAGGAGACGCTGGAGTAACCTTATATACAATCGGATCTATTAAAGAAATTCCAAACGTCCGTAAATACGTTTCCGTAGACGGTGGGATGACTGACAACCTGCGTCCAGCGCTATACCAGGCTAAATATGAAGCCGTTATTGCCAACAAAGTAAATGGAACAGATGAAGAGGAAGTTTCGATAGCGGGTAAATGTTGTGAGTCGGGTGATATGTTAATATGGGATATAACCTTACCAAAGGTAGAGCCAAATGATATTTTGGCTGTTTTTTCAACAGGTGCCTATGGGTACTCCATGTCCAACCATTATAATCGATTTCCAAAGCCGGCTGTTGTTTTTGTCGAGAATGGTGAGGATAAATTAGTTGTACAACGAGAATCATATAAAGACATGACCCAAAATGATTTATCATACGAATAG
- a CDS encoding peptidylprolyl isomerase produces the protein MKQAVIEFENGEKIVIEMYDEAAPNTVANFEKLANEKFYDGVVFHRVIPGFVAQGGDPTGTGMGGPGYTIKCETEGNPHKHVAGTLSMAHAGKDTGGSQFFLVHEPQPHLDGVHTVFGQVIEGMDTVLRIRQGDAMQTVRVTEV, from the coding sequence ATGAAACAGGCAGTAATTGAATTTGAAAATGGAGAAAAAATTGTAATTGAAATGTATGACGAGGCAGCTCCGAATACCGTTGCAAACTTTGAAAAACTTGCGAATGAAAAATTTTATGATGGGGTTGTTTTCCACCGCGTAATCCCTGGATTTGTTGCACAAGGCGGAGACCCAACTGGAACAGGTATGGGTGGACCAGGATATACGATCAAATGTGAAACAGAAGGAAATCCTCATAAGCATGTTGCTGGTACATTATCAATGGCACATGCTGGAAAAGATACGGGTGGAAGTCAATTTTTTCTTGTTCATGAACCACAGCCGCATTTAGACGGTGTACATACTGTATTTGGCCAAGTAATCGAAGGTATGGATACGGTTCTTCGTATTCGTCAAGGTGATGCGATGCAGACTGTTCGAGTGACAGAAGTATAA
- a CDS encoding GNAT family N-acetyltransferase, which translates to MLIRYKKRFEKIAMGLLSLMPDEKEVKKLQDTIKEYETNDDWQLFLWKEEEDILGAVGVFLNQETKIAVLQHITVNPSHRNIGFGKKMVNALKNHYGTSFDVVPNELTDRFLKKCNTEEDQ; encoded by the coding sequence ATGTTAATTCGTTATAAAAAAAGGTTTGAAAAAATCGCTATGGGTTTACTATCCTTAATGCCAGATGAGAAAGAAGTAAAAAAGTTGCAGGATACCATCAAAGAGTATGAAACAAATGATGATTGGCAATTATTTTTATGGAAAGAAGAAGAGGACATTTTGGGTGCGGTTGGTGTATTCTTAAATCAAGAAACGAAGATAGCTGTTCTCCAGCATATAACAGTAAATCCATCACATCGTAATATTGGATTTGGAAAGAAAATGGTTAATGCGCTAAAGAATCATTATGGTACATCGTTTGACGTAGTCCCAAATGAATTAACGGATAGATTCTTGAAAAAATGTAATACAGAAGAGGATCAATAA